From one Thalassoroseus pseudoceratinae genomic stretch:
- the lepA gene encoding translation elongation factor 4 — protein sequence MDPQFIRNFSIIAHIDHGKSTLADQFLLQTGAITEREFKAQLLDDLDVERSRGITVKARTVALRYEHKGQEYELNLIDTPGHVDFHYEVSRSLAACEGALLLVDAFQGVQAQTVANAYAAIEADLELVPVINKIDLPVVRIDEVMEEIETVLGLDPFESIKCSAKTGLGVQDVLGAIVERIPPPSGKPEDPLRALVFDSKYDGFRGVVTYVRVVEGTIEVGQKIQFMKAGTVNEVIELGQFRPHQVECDKLGPGQVGYILTGIKDLSTVHVGDTVCHPERKPEKALPGYQTPQQMVFCGMYPIDATDFEKLRGELQKLGMNDASFSFQPETSDALGFGFRCGFLGMLHMEIIQQRLEGEQNIDLIQTAPNVTYRIRNQQDEEIEIDNPQDVPDAGQIKEFLEPIARVTFIVPEENIGVLLQLCEDRRGVFKSTEYLGSTRAQITYELPLAEIVYDMYDKLKSATRGYGTMDYDVIGYGAADLVKMDILVKGVKVDALSTIVHRSNAEKRGRSLCKRLKEEISKHMFEIPLQAAIGSRVIARETISALRKNVTAKCYGGDITRKRKLWAKQKEGKKRMKQFGQVEIPQKAFLSVLDAGKDD from the coding sequence ATGGATCCGCAGTTCATTCGGAATTTTTCGATCATCGCCCACATCGACCACGGCAAAAGCACGTTGGCCGACCAATTTCTGCTGCAAACCGGAGCGATCACCGAACGCGAGTTCAAAGCGCAGTTGCTGGACGACTTGGATGTGGAACGCAGCCGAGGCATCACCGTGAAAGCACGGACGGTCGCGTTGCGTTACGAACACAAAGGGCAAGAGTACGAACTCAACTTGATTGACACGCCTGGTCACGTGGATTTCCACTACGAAGTCTCGCGGAGTCTTGCCGCCTGTGAAGGGGCGTTGTTATTGGTTGATGCGTTCCAAGGTGTTCAAGCTCAAACAGTTGCGAACGCCTACGCAGCGATTGAAGCTGATCTCGAACTGGTTCCGGTCATCAACAAAATCGATTTGCCTGTCGTGCGAATCGACGAAGTGATGGAGGAAATTGAAACCGTTTTGGGACTGGATCCGTTTGAGTCGATCAAGTGCAGTGCCAAAACCGGGTTGGGTGTGCAAGACGTGCTGGGAGCGATCGTCGAACGCATTCCCCCGCCAAGCGGGAAACCCGAAGACCCACTACGGGCGTTGGTGTTCGACAGTAAATACGACGGTTTCCGTGGTGTAGTCACGTACGTGCGTGTGGTTGAAGGCACCATTGAAGTTGGTCAGAAGATTCAGTTCATGAAGGCCGGCACGGTGAACGAAGTCATCGAGCTTGGCCAATTCCGCCCACATCAGGTCGAGTGCGACAAACTTGGTCCCGGCCAAGTGGGCTACATTCTGACCGGCATCAAAGACCTTTCCACGGTGCACGTTGGCGATACCGTTTGCCATCCGGAACGCAAACCGGAGAAGGCGTTGCCGGGGTATCAAACGCCACAGCAGATGGTCTTTTGCGGCATGTATCCCATCGACGCCACCGACTTCGAAAAGCTCCGTGGCGAATTGCAAAAGCTCGGGATGAACGATGCTAGTTTCAGCTTCCAACCGGAAACCAGTGATGCGTTAGGGTTTGGGTTCCGCTGTGGATTCCTGGGCATGTTGCACATGGAAATTATCCAGCAACGGCTTGAGGGCGAACAGAACATCGATCTGATCCAAACCGCCCCCAACGTGACCTATCGGATTCGCAACCAACAAGACGAAGAAATCGAAATCGACAATCCCCAAGATGTGCCAGACGCGGGGCAAATCAAGGAGTTTCTCGAACCGATCGCTCGCGTGACCTTCATCGTTCCCGAAGAAAACATCGGCGTGCTGCTGCAACTTTGCGAAGACCGTCGCGGTGTGTTCAAGAGCACGGAATATCTCGGCTCGACACGGGCACAGATCACGTATGAGTTGCCGCTGGCGGAGATTGTCTACGACATGTACGACAAACTCAAAAGTGCTACCCGGGGTTACGGCACGATGGATTACGACGTCATCGGCTACGGGGCGGCGGATTTGGTCAAGATGGATATCCTCGTCAAAGGCGTGAAAGTGGATGCCCTTTCGACCATCGTTCACCGCTCGAACGCGGAGAAACGTGGTCGGTCGTTGTGCAAACGGTTGAAAGAAGAAATCTCGAAGCACATGTTCGAGATCCCCTTGCAAGCGGCGATCGGCAGCCGCGTGATTGCCCGGGAAACGATTTCCGCCCTCCGCAAAAACGTGACCGCCAAATGTTACGGTGGGGACATCACCCGGAAACGCAAACTCTGGGCGAAACAAAAGGAAGGGAAGAAACGCATGAAACAGTTCGGCCAAGTCGAGATCCCGCAGAAGGCGTTTCTCTCGGTCCTCGATGCGGGCAAAGACGACTAA
- the ccsA gene encoding cytochrome c biogenesis protein, giving the protein MSSDAMDSNTNESTQATPAEPRMSGFGSTLHEILTAFASLKLTVALFALAIFIVLAGTLAQTDHGIWTVVSKYFRLETDATFDTTSVSAFTETSWEVITEMVHPKEWFVHVDMKLLFPPSFFAGQGRPELESPTDPVRLGTSILMGFGWMALLLLFMPKSWDWPTKLAVYLPMAIGYTAATAITNGIWFPKGWTVGVVMAFNLLAAHMIRFKVQGRGVAAISGSVLLGIGGLLTAWVINEGSNKDGLSSTGNFGAVEIWNVFLVSLVVIGAIIGYVGARLKTPVWPGRVFCWVIAAGFAATAAVLFVGIDETSVKNNYSGMRILWQLIKATLAAMVLLAGCSLLFKKRAGVVLLHGGIGLMMLSELLVGLSAVEARMTLREGQTLDYVFDIRRFELAVQHDPNEDDEEYNEVVVPEWMIKKSHRTGDTIANEKLPFEFVVKEFYENSDLRTAKPDDKNLATEGVGKQAFSFPMPISTGTDNASMVDMSAVYVDVIDKETKKSRGTWLFSLFLSEPQIIEVDGEQYGVTLRFHRIYKPYSMHLVDVSKTDYIGTNTPRDYRSEVQVYDKTRDLTSTVDIWMNNPLRFGGETFYQSGYDRNPRTGVETTTLQVVENRSWMIPYVSCMIVAVGMLAHFGAILLRFLDRRRREQNLPTMTSTATSAVTPELTKDDGLPTWIRIGVPVVLVVLWAGWLAGKARVPSPEEGQFNYYQFGEIPVVNEGRVKPIDTVARTTMRMLSGRQELIAEIEKDGETEEVRLPATKWLLDLMTLPEEELDHKIIRIDHPQVLTKLDLFERDRHLYSYVELKKKEDIINREVAAAEIIAQKKADEVAKREAKKQLAKAVGKDAKAAAEEAVENAKGDPSPFRSIYHNRLIDLQRRMSIVEERREMLKTVPFTGRMAINNLGLVTNLQDSQMLDTFPMLIFSPTVEKWQPYVLAASRLTLAELVEKDGIEETAREIARESLPQLLTEIEVSKVYDYLEMMRNRAAETVGEQAKQIPLSDLAKFELDRGSFKNIDGEWKQVMEAIVDAGPQGNATTVALKLPDGVVQKIFEEAIDTFPGENRESKIEDAATRMGERAQLLVKAVLRDLPSDSQSGEKSTNVLPRIIAAYEANEPKAFNEAVANYHAVVESKSPELPGKAKGNLDVERTDFEASFNQMAPDFYLMFPYLFAAILAMGAWLGWSRVLNASAFWLIAFTFVLHTLALWGRIYISGRPPVTNLYSSAIFIGWGCVVLGLVFELIWKIGIGNLAAGVAGCTTLWIAHLLTTEVLNEGGDTIKVLQAVLDTGFWLATHVVCITLGYATTYIAGLLGIAYVILGMFTPKLDSRLDRELTRMIYGTIAFSIFFSFVGTVLGGLWADDSWGRFWGWDPKENGALIIVLWNALVLHARWGGLVRDRGLAVLAIAGNIAVSWSWFGVNQLGKGLHSYGFTDGVIKTLFAVIFAHLLLIVAGTVPKTLWWSFAPTDGKPVSEDK; this is encoded by the coding sequence ATGAGTTCAGACGCGATGGATTCGAACACGAATGAATCGACGCAGGCAACCCCCGCCGAACCTCGCATGAGTGGTTTCGGAAGCACGTTGCATGAAATTCTCACCGCATTCGCCTCGCTGAAATTGACGGTGGCATTGTTTGCGTTGGCGATTTTCATTGTTCTTGCGGGCACGCTCGCCCAGACCGATCATGGGATTTGGACGGTTGTCAGCAAGTATTTCCGCTTGGAAACCGACGCCACCTTCGACACCACGTCCGTCTCGGCGTTCACCGAAACGAGTTGGGAAGTCATCACGGAAATGGTGCACCCCAAAGAATGGTTTGTGCACGTCGACATGAAACTGCTGTTTCCGCCCTCGTTCTTCGCTGGGCAGGGGCGGCCGGAATTGGAGTCACCGACCGATCCGGTCCGGTTGGGGACCTCGATTCTCATGGGCTTCGGCTGGATGGCGTTGCTGTTGCTCTTTATGCCGAAAAGTTGGGACTGGCCCACGAAGTTGGCGGTCTATCTGCCGATGGCGATTGGTTATACGGCGGCGACGGCAATCACCAACGGGATTTGGTTTCCGAAGGGCTGGACCGTCGGCGTGGTAATGGCGTTCAACTTGCTCGCGGCTCACATGATCCGCTTCAAAGTGCAAGGTCGCGGTGTCGCCGCGATCTCTGGTTCCGTGTTGTTAGGCATCGGCGGTTTGCTGACCGCCTGGGTGATCAACGAAGGCTCGAACAAAGACGGTTTGTCTTCAACCGGTAACTTTGGAGCCGTGGAAATTTGGAACGTCTTTCTCGTTTCGCTGGTCGTTATTGGAGCGATCATCGGATATGTCGGGGCTCGGTTGAAAACTCCGGTTTGGCCCGGTCGCGTGTTCTGTTGGGTGATCGCTGCCGGTTTTGCCGCGACCGCAGCTGTGTTGTTTGTCGGGATCGATGAAACATCCGTCAAAAACAACTACTCCGGCATGCGGATTCTCTGGCAACTGATCAAAGCCACGTTGGCCGCGATGGTGCTGCTCGCCGGTTGTTCGCTCTTGTTCAAGAAGCGAGCCGGTGTGGTGTTGCTGCACGGTGGAATCGGTTTGATGATGCTCAGCGAATTGCTCGTCGGTCTCAGTGCCGTCGAAGCCCGCATGACGCTCCGTGAAGGACAAACCTTGGATTACGTGTTCGATATCCGCCGGTTCGAACTCGCGGTTCAACACGATCCGAATGAAGACGACGAAGAGTACAATGAAGTTGTCGTGCCGGAATGGATGATCAAGAAAAGTCATCGCACCGGCGACACGATCGCGAACGAGAAGTTGCCGTTTGAGTTCGTCGTGAAAGAGTTCTACGAGAACTCGGATCTTCGTACAGCCAAACCCGACGACAAAAACTTGGCGACCGAGGGCGTGGGCAAGCAAGCCTTCAGTTTCCCGATGCCAATCAGCACCGGAACCGACAACGCCAGCATGGTCGATATGTCTGCGGTGTACGTCGATGTGATCGACAAGGAAACCAAAAAATCACGCGGGACGTGGTTGTTTAGTTTGTTCTTGTCCGAGCCGCAAATCATCGAGGTTGATGGCGAACAGTACGGCGTGACGTTGCGGTTTCATCGGATTTATAAACCGTATTCGATGCACCTGGTCGATGTCAGCAAGACGGATTACATCGGCACGAACACGCCTCGCGATTACCGCTCCGAAGTGCAGGTGTACGACAAAACGCGGGATTTGACCAGCACTGTCGATATCTGGATGAACAACCCGCTCCGCTTCGGCGGCGAGACGTTCTACCAAAGCGGTTACGATCGCAACCCCCGCACTGGTGTGGAAACGACGACGCTGCAAGTCGTCGAAAACCGCAGTTGGATGATTCCTTACGTCTCCTGCATGATTGTTGCGGTCGGTATGTTGGCACACTTCGGTGCGATCTTGCTGCGATTCTTGGATCGTCGGCGACGTGAGCAGAATCTGCCCACGATGACGTCCACAGCGACTTCAGCGGTGACACCGGAGTTGACCAAGGACGACGGGTTGCCCACATGGATTCGGATTGGTGTGCCGGTGGTCTTGGTTGTTCTTTGGGCCGGTTGGCTGGCGGGGAAGGCTCGGGTGCCGTCACCGGAGGAAGGGCAGTTCAATTACTACCAGTTTGGTGAGATTCCGGTCGTCAATGAAGGCCGGGTGAAGCCGATCGATACCGTCGCCCGAACGACAATGCGGATGCTCTCCGGTCGGCAGGAACTCATCGCCGAGATTGAAAAAGACGGCGAGACGGAAGAAGTCCGTTTGCCGGCGACAAAGTGGTTGCTCGATTTGATGACGCTGCCAGAAGAGGAACTCGATCACAAGATCATCCGTATCGATCATCCGCAGGTGCTCACCAAACTCGACCTGTTCGAGCGGGATCGGCATTTGTATTCCTACGTGGAGTTGAAGAAGAAAGAGGACATCATCAACCGTGAGGTCGCGGCTGCGGAAATCATCGCGCAGAAGAAAGCGGATGAAGTCGCCAAGAGAGAAGCGAAGAAACAGCTCGCCAAAGCCGTCGGCAAAGACGCCAAAGCCGCTGCGGAAGAAGCGGTCGAGAATGCCAAAGGTGATCCGTCCCCATTCCGCAGCATCTATCACAACCGTTTGATTGATCTGCAGCGGCGGATGTCAATCGTCGAAGAACGCCGAGAAATGTTGAAAACCGTGCCATTCACCGGTCGGATGGCGATCAACAATTTGGGGTTGGTCACGAATCTTCAAGACAGTCAGATGTTGGATACGTTTCCGATGCTGATCTTCTCGCCCACCGTCGAGAAGTGGCAACCCTACGTGTTGGCCGCCTCACGATTGACGTTGGCGGAGTTGGTCGAGAAGGACGGCATTGAGGAAACCGCTCGTGAAATCGCCCGCGAAAGTCTGCCGCAATTACTGACGGAAATCGAAGTCAGCAAGGTCTACGATTATCTCGAAATGATGCGGAACCGAGCGGCTGAAACTGTCGGCGAACAAGCCAAACAGATTCCACTTTCCGACTTGGCAAAGTTCGAGTTGGATCGGGGATCGTTCAAGAATATCGATGGCGAATGGAAGCAGGTGATGGAAGCCATCGTCGATGCCGGTCCGCAAGGCAACGCAACGACGGTTGCCCTCAAACTCCCCGACGGTGTAGTTCAGAAAATCTTCGAGGAAGCCATCGATACGTTCCCCGGTGAGAATCGGGAATCGAAAATCGAAGACGCGGCCACACGGATGGGCGAACGAGCGCAACTGCTGGTCAAAGCTGTCCTGCGAGATTTGCCGAGTGATTCCCAATCGGGCGAAAAATCCACGAACGTGCTGCCACGCATTATCGCCGCGTACGAGGCGAATGAGCCGAAGGCGTTCAACGAGGCGGTGGCCAATTATCACGCCGTCGTCGAGTCCAAGTCGCCTGAATTGCCTGGCAAGGCGAAGGGGAATTTGGATGTCGAGCGGACCGATTTCGAAGCATCCTTCAACCAGATGGCTCCCGATTTTTATCTCATGTTCCCGTATCTGTTCGCCGCAATTCTTGCGATGGGGGCGTGGTTGGGGTGGAGTCGCGTACTCAATGCGAGCGCATTTTGGTTGATTGCGTTCACCTTCGTGCTGCATACACTGGCCCTCTGGGGACGCATTTATATTTCCGGTCGTCCGCCGGTGACGAACCTGTATTCCTCGGCGATCTTCATCGGCTGGGGATGTGTGGTGTTAGGCTTGGTGTTTGAGTTGATTTGGAAGATCGGCATCGGCAATCTCGCAGCCGGTGTCGCTGGGTGTACCACACTGTGGATTGCTCATCTTTTGACGACAGAAGTGCTCAACGAGGGTGGTGATACGATTAAAGTCCTGCAAGCCGTTCTGGATACCGGCTTCTGGCTCGCAACCCACGTGGTGTGTATTACTTTGGGATATGCAACGACTTACATTGCCGGTCTGCTCGGGATTGCATATGTCATCCTCGGGATGTTTACGCCGAAACTGGATTCGAGGTTGGACCGCGAACTGACGCGAATGATCTACGGCACCATCGCGTTTTCGATCTTCTTCAGCTTCGTCGGTACGGTGCTCGGTGGACTGTGGGCGGATGATAGTTGGGGCCGGTTCTGGGGTTGGGACCCGAAAGAAAACGGGGCTCTGATCATCGTGCTTTGGAACGCATTGGTGCTCCACGCTCGCTGGGGCGGCTTGGTGCGGGATCGCGGGTTGGCTGTGTTGGCGATTGCCGGAAACATTGCGGTGAGCTGGTCGTGGTTCGGTGTGAACCAACTCGGTAAAGGTTTGCACTCCTATGGCTTCACCGATGGTGTGATCAAGACGCTCTTTGCAGTGATCTTTGCTCACTTGCTGCTCATCGTCGCGGGAACCGTACCGAAAACCCTGTGGTGGAGTTTCGCACCGACGGACGGCAAACCCGTGTCGGAAGACAAGTAA
- a CDS encoding DUF1559 domain-containing protein, whose translation MKIETQSRYRSGFTLIELLVVIAIIAILIALLLPAVQQAREAARRSQCKNNMKQMALAMHNYQSAFKVFPYGHRSNSSPSTVTHIRDCWFQRILPFIEQNALSEAYEADTTQWIHHLTDNTATAYIAETVVPAFTCPSDPGAPGKGANGGTTAFQGNYGVAAGVGDWSLDTSTNPATITVTDGDIAYGDANGMFYELSATAFRDCIDGSTNTLFASEGIIRPGTAAKWGELGGYWGGAPHGSYGVSSAETPNTSVPDRAYTCKATSVAAAPNNAPCEEGNTSGLSGRWNFARSFHPGGVHGAMVDGSVRFFSDSIDRQIWMRLGIRNDGQVVSEF comes from the coding sequence ATGAAGATTGAAACGCAATCCCGATATCGTTCGGGGTTTACGCTGATTGAGTTGCTGGTCGTGATTGCGATCATTGCCATCCTCATTGCTTTGCTGCTCCCGGCGGTTCAGCAGGCTCGCGAAGCGGCTCGGCGGTCCCAATGCAAGAACAACATGAAGCAAATGGCTCTCGCAATGCACAACTACCAAAGTGCATTCAAAGTGTTCCCGTATGGACACCGGAGCAATTCGTCTCCTTCGACGGTGACGCACATTCGTGACTGCTGGTTTCAACGCATTCTGCCATTCATCGAGCAAAATGCCCTCTCCGAAGCCTACGAAGCCGATACAACCCAATGGATTCACCATCTGACAGATAACACCGCAACGGCATACATCGCCGAAACGGTCGTGCCGGCGTTCACTTGCCCGTCTGATCCGGGCGCACCGGGGAAAGGTGCCAACGGCGGAACAACCGCATTCCAAGGAAACTATGGTGTGGCAGCCGGTGTCGGGGATTGGTCACTCGACACAAGTACAAACCCTGCAACGATTACCGTGACCGATGGTGACATCGCGTACGGCGACGCCAATGGGATGTTCTACGAACTATCTGCGACCGCTTTCCGCGATTGTATCGACGGTTCGACCAATACTCTGTTTGCTTCGGAAGGCATTATTCGTCCCGGAACCGCAGCGAAATGGGGTGAACTGGGTGGTTACTGGGGTGGAGCCCCGCACGGTTCGTACGGTGTTTCTTCAGCCGAAACGCCGAATACGAGTGTTCCGGACCGTGCCTACACCTGCAAAGCGACCTCGGTTGCAGCAGCACCGAACAACGCCCCTTGTGAAGAAGGGAACACCAGCGGTTTGTCCGGACGTTGGAACTTCGCACGAAGTTTCCATCCTGGCGGTGTGCATGGTGCGATGGTGGATGGTTCTGTCCGATTCTTCAGCGATTCGATCGATCGCCAAATCTGGATGCGTCTCGGTATTCGCAACGACGGCCAAGTCGTCAGCGAATTCTAG